Proteins from a single region of Sphingopyxis sp. BSN-002:
- the iolD gene encoding 3D-(3,5/4)-trihydroxycyclohexane-1,2-dione acylhydrolase (decyclizing) yields the protein MSKTTRLTMAQALSGWLAVQRVEVDGIEMPYFAGIWAIFGHGNVAGIGEALAEMEDVLPTFRGHNEQGMAHAAIAFAKASRRQRAMACTTSIGPGATNMVTAAALAHVNRLPVLFLPGDVYASRRPDPVLQQIEDFADATISANDCFRPVSRYFDRITRPEQILDALPRAMGVLTDPALCGPVTLALCQDVQAEAYDYPEDFFSPRVWRQRRPRPDRAEFDGLVDAIRDAKAPLIVAGGGVLYSGAEAELAALASATGIPVAETQAGKGALPWNHPQALGSIGVTGTSAANAAAEAADLIVGVGTRLQDFTTGSRTLFAGKRLIQVNIAAPDAIKQGAEAVVGDAREVLEGVAEAIGGWQVDAAWRDANERAVAEWNAAWDVATASGPALPSDAQVIGAVWRQADEDATVVCAAGGLPGELHKLWRSHRPGGYHVEYGFSCMGYEVAGGLGVKMADPARDVYVMVGDGSYLMLNSELATSVMLGHKITVVLLDNRGYGCINRLQQGTGGRPFNNLLVDTAHEMLPDIDFAAHARSLGAAAEKVSGIAELEAALVRARQSAKSYVIVIDTDPMITTEAGGHWWDVAVPEVSTRAEVRAARRDYETRIDGERK from the coding sequence ATGAGCAAGACCACAAGATTGACGATGGCGCAGGCGCTGTCGGGCTGGCTCGCGGTACAGCGGGTCGAGGTCGACGGCATCGAGATGCCCTATTTCGCCGGCATATGGGCGATCTTCGGCCACGGGAATGTCGCTGGGATAGGCGAAGCGCTTGCCGAAATGGAGGACGTGCTTCCGACCTTCCGCGGACATAATGAGCAGGGCATGGCGCATGCCGCGATCGCCTTTGCCAAGGCGAGCCGGCGGCAGCGTGCGATGGCGTGCACGACCTCGATCGGTCCCGGTGCGACGAACATGGTCACCGCGGCGGCGCTTGCGCATGTCAACCGGCTGCCCGTGCTGTTCCTGCCCGGCGACGTCTACGCCAGCCGCCGGCCCGATCCGGTGCTCCAGCAGATCGAGGATTTCGCCGACGCGACCATAAGCGCGAACGACTGTTTCCGCCCCGTGTCACGCTATTTCGACCGGATCACGCGGCCCGAGCAGATCCTCGACGCGCTGCCGCGGGCGATGGGCGTGCTGACCGATCCCGCGCTGTGCGGGCCGGTCACGCTGGCGCTTTGTCAGGACGTGCAGGCCGAGGCTTACGACTATCCCGAAGACTTCTTTTCGCCGCGCGTGTGGCGACAGCGCCGGCCCCGGCCCGACCGCGCCGAGTTCGACGGCCTCGTCGATGCGATCCGCGATGCGAAGGCGCCGTTGATCGTTGCCGGCGGCGGCGTGCTCTATTCGGGCGCGGAGGCCGAACTCGCCGCGCTCGCGTCAGCCACCGGCATCCCGGTGGCTGAGACGCAGGCGGGGAAGGGCGCGCTTCCCTGGAATCACCCGCAAGCGCTCGGCAGCATCGGGGTCACCGGGACCAGCGCGGCGAACGCGGCCGCCGAGGCGGCCGACCTGATCGTCGGCGTCGGCACGCGCCTGCAGGATTTCACGACGGGGTCGCGTACGCTGTTCGCGGGCAAGCGACTGATCCAGGTCAATATCGCGGCACCCGATGCGATCAAGCAAGGCGCCGAGGCAGTTGTCGGCGACGCGCGCGAGGTGCTGGAGGGCGTGGCCGAGGCGATTGGCGGCTGGCAGGTCGACGCGGCGTGGCGCGATGCGAACGAGCGTGCGGTCGCCGAATGGAACGCCGCGTGGGATGTCGCGACGGCATCGGGCCCCGCGCTGCCGTCGGACGCGCAGGTTATCGGCGCGGTGTGGCGGCAGGCGGATGAGGATGCGACCGTGGTTTGTGCCGCGGGCGGGCTTCCCGGCGAATTGCACAAGCTTTGGCGCAGCCACCGCCCCGGCGGCTATCATGTCGAATACGGCTTTTCGTGCATGGGTTACGAAGTCGCCGGCGGGCTTGGCGTCAAGATGGCCGACCCGGCGCGCGACGTCTATGTGATGGTCGGCGACGGCAGCTATCTGATGCTCAATTCCGAACTCGCGACCTCGGTGATGCTTGGGCACAAGATCACGGTCGTGCTGCTCGACAACCGCGGTTACGGGTGCATCAACCGGCTGCAGCAGGGAACGGGGGGACGCCCGTTCAACAATCTGCTCGTCGACACGGCGCACGAAATGCTGCCCGATATCGACTTCGCGGCCCATGCGCGCAGCCTGGGCGCCGCGGCCGAGAAGGTGTCCGGAATCGCCGAGCTCGAGGCCGCGCTCGTCCGGGCCCGGCAATCGGCGAAAAGCTATGTGATCGTCATCGACACCGACCCGATGATCACGACCGAGGCGGGCGGTCATTGGTGGGACGTCGCCGTCCCCGAAGTATCAACCCGCGCCGAAGTGCGGGCGGCACGCCGCGACTATGAAACCCGAATCGACGGAGAGAGAAAATGA
- the iolE gene encoding myo-inosose-2 dehydratase, whose protein sequence is MTIRWGVSPIAWCNDDMRELGGDTTLDELLTDVRDIGFEGVELGNKFPREPEALAPIMANYGLDVVSGWYSSNLLVRDADAEIEALSKHLALLEYMDSSVFILAETSNAVHGDRYGSRLDTHPVLPADQWKQFGDRLNTVARFINDRGLRFAYHHHLGTIVETKDELERFFDATGDHVGLVLDTGHALFGGIEPIDVIKARPERVTHVHCKDVRTAKYDEFLANGTSFLNGVVGGMFTAPGDGDYDYAPFMRALAEMNYSGWIVIEAEQDPAIANPREYSQLGLDTLKRLAREEALV, encoded by the coding sequence ATGACGATCCGCTGGGGCGTGAGCCCGATTGCATGGTGCAACGACGACATGCGCGAACTGGGCGGCGACACAACGCTCGACGAGCTGCTCACCGACGTGCGCGACATCGGCTTCGAGGGAGTCGAACTCGGCAACAAATTCCCGCGCGAACCGGAGGCACTGGCGCCGATCATGGCGAATTACGGCCTCGACGTCGTCAGCGGCTGGTATTCGTCGAACCTGCTGGTCCGCGACGCGGATGCCGAGATCGAAGCGCTGTCGAAGCATCTTGCGCTGCTGGAATATATGGACTCGAGCGTCTTCATCCTCGCCGAGACCTCGAACGCGGTCCATGGCGATCGCTATGGCAGCCGGCTCGATACGCATCCCGTGTTGCCCGCCGACCAGTGGAAGCAGTTCGGCGATCGGCTGAATACGGTCGCGCGCTTCATCAACGACCGCGGGCTGCGCTTCGCCTACCACCATCATCTCGGCACGATCGTCGAGACGAAGGACGAACTCGAACGCTTCTTCGACGCGACCGGCGACCATGTCGGGCTGGTGCTCGACACGGGCCATGCGCTGTTCGGGGGAATCGAGCCGATCGATGTCATCAAGGCGCGTCCCGAGCGCGTCACCCACGTCCATTGCAAGGATGTCCGGACCGCAAAATATGACGAGTTTCTCGCCAACGGGACCAGCTTCCTGAACGGCGTCGTCGGTGGCATGTTCACTGCGCCCGGCGACGGCGATTACGACTATGCGCCCTTCATGCGCGCGCTGGCGGAAATGAACTATTCGGGCTGGATCGTGATCGAGGCCGAACAGGATCCGGCGATCGCCAATCCGCGCGAATACAGCCAGCTCGGCCTCGATACGCTGAAGCGGCTGGCGCGCGAGGAGGCGCTGGTCTGA
- the iolB gene encoding 5-deoxy-glucuronate isomerase — MSLLVRSHAPAGDGTVLDITPESAGWKYVGFRVVRLAAGASYNHVEDGREACLVVLTGTVSVMAGGERFESLGGRETVFDGAATSVYVPAGHRYTIEAASDAEVAICTAPGSGAGTVRLIRSEAVEVRGKGTNTRHVRNILSDADEAESLLVVEVITPGGHWSSYPPHKHDRDAFPEETFLEETYYHRLSPPQGFAFQRVYTDERDIDETMAVEDGDVVMVPRGYHPVGAPHGYDLYYLNVMAGPRRNWVFRNDPAHDWIVRQ, encoded by the coding sequence ATGTCGCTGCTCGTCCGCTCGCACGCGCCCGCCGGCGACGGCACGGTGCTCGACATCACGCCAGAAAGTGCGGGCTGGAAATATGTCGGCTTCCGCGTCGTGCGCCTGGCCGCCGGGGCGAGCTACAATCATGTCGAGGATGGCCGCGAGGCGTGCCTGGTCGTGCTGACGGGGACGGTCTCGGTCATGGCGGGCGGCGAACGCTTCGAATCTCTCGGCGGACGCGAGACGGTGTTCGATGGCGCCGCGACCTCGGTCTATGTGCCCGCCGGCCATCGTTACACGATCGAGGCCGCATCGGACGCTGAAGTCGCGATCTGCACGGCGCCGGGCAGCGGCGCCGGCACGGTGCGGCTGATCCGTTCGGAGGCGGTCGAGGTGCGCGGCAAGGGAACGAACACGCGGCACGTCCGCAATATCCTGTCCGACGCCGACGAGGCCGAAAGCCTGCTCGTCGTCGAGGTGATCACCCCGGGCGGCCACTGGTCGAGTTATCCGCCGCACAAGCATGACCGCGATGCGTTCCCCGAGGAAACCTTCCTTGAGGAAACCTATTATCACCGCCTGTCGCCGCCGCAGGGCTTTGCCTTCCAGCGCGTCTATACCGACGAGCGCGACATCGACGAGACGATGGCGGTCGAGGACGGCGACGTCGTGATGGTTCCGCGCGGCTATCACCCGGTCGGCGCACCGCATGGCTATGATCTCTATTATCTGAACGTGATGGCGGGACCCCGGCGCAACTGGGTGTTCCGCAACGACCCCGCGCACGACTGGATCGTGCGCCAGTAA
- a CDS encoding CoA-acylating methylmalonate-semialdehyde dehydrogenase, which produces MRQIDPFIAGGAGGGSARAGDVFNPSTGQVQARVGFSSLADLDRAVAAAQAAQPEWAATNPQRRARVMFRFRELLEANMQDLAELLASEHGKVVADAKGDIMRGLEVIEFSCGIAHALKGEYTQGAGPGIDVYAMRQALGVVAGITPFNFPAMIPMWMFGPAIAAGNAFILKPSERDPSVPVRLAELMREAGLPDGILQVVHGDKEMVDAILDHPAISAVSFVGSSDIAHYVYGRGVAAGKRVQAMGGAKNHGIVMPDADLDQVVGDLCGAAFGSAGERCMALPVVVPVGDRTADALRERLIPAIAALKVGVSTDPDAHYGPVVNAAHKARVEDWIRTGVDEGAELVVDGRGLVLQGHEQGFFVGPTLFDHVTTDMRTYREEIFGPVLQIVRAPDFETALRLPSDHQYGNGVAIFTRNGHAAREFAQRVNVGMVGINVPIPVPVAYHSFGGWKRSGFGDHNQYGMEGVRFWTKVKTVTQRWPDGGAGDSAFIIPTMG; this is translated from the coding sequence ATGAGACAGATTGATCCCTTCATCGCCGGCGGCGCCGGCGGTGGTTCCGCGCGCGCGGGCGACGTTTTCAACCCGAGCACGGGCCAAGTTCAGGCGCGCGTCGGCTTCTCGAGCCTCGCCGATCTCGACCGTGCGGTGGCCGCGGCGCAGGCGGCGCAGCCCGAATGGGCGGCGACCAATCCGCAACGCCGCGCGCGGGTGATGTTCCGCTTTCGCGAGCTGCTTGAGGCAAACATGCAGGACCTCGCCGAGCTGCTCGCGAGCGAGCATGGCAAGGTCGTCGCCGACGCGAAGGGCGACATCATGCGCGGGCTTGAGGTCATCGAGTTTTCGTGCGGCATCGCGCACGCACTGAAGGGCGAATATACGCAGGGCGCCGGTCCGGGCATCGACGTCTATGCCATGCGGCAGGCGCTCGGCGTCGTGGCGGGTATCACCCCGTTCAACTTCCCCGCGATGATCCCGATGTGGATGTTCGGCCCGGCGATCGCGGCGGGCAATGCCTTCATCCTGAAGCCGAGCGAGCGCGATCCGTCGGTCCCGGTACGGCTGGCCGAACTGATGCGCGAGGCGGGGCTGCCCGACGGCATCCTGCAGGTCGTGCATGGCGACAAGGAGATGGTCGACGCAATTCTCGATCATCCGGCAATCTCGGCGGTCAGCTTCGTCGGCAGCAGCGACATCGCGCACTATGTCTATGGCCGCGGCGTTGCGGCGGGCAAACGTGTGCAGGCGATGGGCGGCGCGAAGAATCACGGCATCGTGATGCCCGACGCCGATCTCGACCAGGTGGTCGGAGACCTGTGCGGTGCCGCCTTCGGCTCGGCCGGCGAGCGCTGCATGGCACTCCCCGTCGTCGTTCCGGTCGGTGACAGGACTGCCGATGCGCTGCGCGAACGTCTCATCCCGGCGATCGCAGCGCTCAAGGTCGGCGTCTCAACCGATCCCGACGCGCATTATGGCCCGGTCGTCAACGCGGCGCATAAGGCACGGGTCGAGGACTGGATCCGGACCGGTGTCGATGAGGGTGCCGAGCTCGTCGTCGACGGCCGCGGGCTTGTCCTGCAGGGGCATGAGCAGGGCTTCTTCGTCGGGCCGACGCTGTTCGATCATGTGACGACCGACATGCGCACCTATCGCGAGGAAATCTTCGGTCCGGTGCTGCAGATCGTCCGCGCGCCCGATTTCGAGACCGCACTTCGCCTGCCGAGCGATCATCAATATGGCAACGGCGTGGCGATCTTCACGCGCAATGGTCATGCGGCGCGCGAGTTCGCGCAGCGCGTCAATGTCGGGATGGTCGGCATCAACGTGCCGATTCCGGTTCCCGTCGCCTATCACAGCTTCGGCGGCTGGAAGCGTTCGGGCTTTGGCGATCACAATCAGTACGGGATGGAGGGCGTGCGCTTCTGGACCAAGGTGAAGACGGTGACGCAGCGCTGGCCCGATGGCGGCGCCGGCGACAGTGCCTTCATCATTCCGACGATGGGGTGA
- a CDS encoding MFS transporter — MLKFFAAGPDLPVRTDDGVDGAFRRYRLRIILAITLAYAISYTCRLAINIVKKPLIDQGIFTPLELGMIGSALFYTYAAGKLINGFVADHSNVKRLFAMGLVVSALCNIAMGFSTVFWVTVMLWGLNGWFQSYGAPSCVVALASWFSNRERGRYYGIWSTAHSIGEGLTFAVVSALVALGGWHWGFWGPGIAAIVAAVAAYYAMADRPRSLGLPTVADWRNDHYAPPVADAPERGVFRTQLSILAIPAVWILALASAANYVTRYAINSWGILYLQEARGYSLGEAGAMLTASTLAGVAGAVAFGFVSDKFFGARRPPVNLLFGVVELIGLLLLFFGPDNHAVVLIAVVLFGLGMTGLVTSLGGLFAIDICPKRVAGAALGLVGVFSYLGAAIQEQVSGALIDAHMHVANGANVYDFGPVIWFWIGSSVVATLLATTLWKTKLRD, encoded by the coding sequence ATGTTGAAGTTCTTCGCGGCAGGCCCCGATCTGCCGGTCCGGACCGACGACGGCGTCGACGGGGCGTTCCGTCGCTACCGGTTGCGGATCATCCTCGCGATCACGCTGGCCTATGCGATCAGCTACACCTGCCGGCTCGCGATCAACATCGTCAAGAAGCCGCTGATCGACCAGGGCATCTTCACCCCGCTCGAACTCGGAATGATCGGGTCGGCGCTCTTCTATACCTATGCGGCCGGCAAGTTGATCAACGGCTTCGTCGCCGATCACAGCAATGTGAAGCGGCTGTTCGCGATGGGGCTCGTCGTGTCGGCATTGTGCAATATCGCGATGGGTTTCTCGACCGTCTTCTGGGTCACGGTGATGCTGTGGGGGCTGAACGGCTGGTTCCAGAGCTATGGCGCACCCTCGTGCGTCGTGGCGCTGGCAAGCTGGTTCTCCAACCGCGAGCGCGGCCGATATTACGGCATCTGGTCGACCGCGCATTCGATCGGCGAGGGGCTTACCTTCGCGGTGGTGTCGGCCCTTGTCGCGCTGGGCGGCTGGCACTGGGGCTTCTGGGGGCCGGGCATCGCCGCAATCGTCGCTGCGGTTGCGGCCTATTATGCGATGGCCGATCGTCCGCGCTCGCTCGGCCTGCCGACCGTCGCCGACTGGAGGAACGACCATTATGCCCCGCCGGTCGCCGATGCGCCCGAGCGCGGCGTATTCCGGACCCAGCTCTCGATCCTCGCGATCCCGGCGGTGTGGATCCTCGCACTGGCGAGCGCGGCCAACTACGTCACGCGCTATGCTATCAACAGCTGGGGCATCCTCTATCTGCAGGAGGCCCGCGGCTATTCGCTGGGCGAGGCCGGCGCGATGCTGACCGCGAGCACGCTGGCGGGGGTCGCAGGGGCCGTTGCCTTCGGCTTCGTCTCCGACAAATTCTTCGGTGCGCGACGACCCCCGGTCAATCTGCTGTTCGGCGTCGTCGAACTGATCGGCCTGCTGTTGCTGTTCTTCGGGCCCGACAATCATGCCGTCGTCCTGATCGCGGTCGTGCTGTTCGGCTTGGGCATGACGGGGCTGGTCACGTCGCTCGGCGGGCTGTTCGCGATTGACATCTGTCCGAAGCGCGTCGCGGGCGCCGCGCTCGGTCTGGTCGGGGTCTTCAGCTATCTTGGCGCCGCGATCCAGGAACAGGTCTCGGGCGCGCTGATCGACGCCCATATGCATGTGGCGAACGGAGCGAATGTCTATGACTTCGGACCGGTGATCTGGTTCTGGATCGGCAGCTCGGTGGTTGCGACCCTGCTCGCGACGACGCTGTGGAAAACGAAGCTGCGCGACTGA
- a CDS encoding alkaline phosphatase D family protein, with protein sequence MMYRRNLLRGGAALAFFAALPRRLYAAALGYPRLLDGPMIGATTPDSFTVWSRASGAFGVAVEYATQRDFSDARTTTPVVATQENDLCTAIEVKGLNADTAYYYRIKTDGIDDRHQPLAFRTRTAPDRPRPIRIAFGSCARVQLYPEQPVFEAIAAMEPDLFLWLGDNIYADSDSETAYSTLYSRQRNVSALVPLLRSVPQLAIWDDHDFGYNNSDRHNAVKEMTHRLFRRWWANPPGGTADTPGIFFRHSFGPVDIFMLDGRYHRDPPDAPDSPQKTMLGAGQKAWLKRELKASKAAFKILVSGTGWSLAEKDGDSWASYLHERNEILDFIRDERIGGCFGISGDVHQGEVNCVPWSDKGGYDFYDLVSSGLAQYLAPKFVDQHPEVRLRQPFVRSANFGLLEFSFDPEPRVELSVRDVIGASGSGKPVALRASDLVNGKQSWRAAIDPDELERRERVERGGSYYGGE encoded by the coding sequence ATGATGTACCGGCGAAATCTTTTGCGCGGAGGCGCCGCGCTGGCCTTTTTTGCGGCCCTTCCGCGCCGGCTCTATGCGGCCGCGCTCGGCTATCCCCGCCTGCTCGACGGGCCGATGATCGGGGCGACGACGCCGGACAGCTTCACCGTCTGGTCGCGCGCGAGCGGGGCGTTCGGCGTCGCGGTCGAATATGCGACGCAGCGCGATTTCAGCGACGCCCGGACGACGACGCCTGTCGTCGCGACCCAGGAGAACGACCTGTGCACCGCGATCGAGGTGAAGGGTCTGAACGCGGACACCGCCTATTATTATCGCATCAAGACCGACGGCATCGACGACCGGCACCAGCCGCTCGCCTTCCGGACCCGCACCGCGCCCGACCGGCCGCGCCCGATCCGCATCGCTTTCGGTTCGTGCGCGCGCGTCCAGCTCTATCCCGAACAGCCGGTGTTCGAGGCGATCGCGGCGATGGAGCCCGATCTCTTTCTGTGGCTCGGCGACAATATCTATGCCGACAGCGACAGCGAGACCGCCTATTCGACGCTCTATTCGCGCCAGCGCAATGTTTCGGCGCTCGTGCCGCTGCTGCGTTCGGTCCCGCAGCTTGCGATCTGGGACGATCATGACTTCGGGTACAACAACTCCGACCGCCACAATGCGGTGAAGGAGATGACGCACCGGCTGTTCCGGCGCTGGTGGGCGAATCCGCCCGGGGGAACGGCCGACACGCCGGGAATTTTCTTCCGCCACAGCTTCGGGCCCGTCGATATCTTCATGCTCGACGGACGCTATCACCGCGACCCGCCCGACGCGCCGGACAGTCCGCAAAAGACGATGCTGGGCGCCGGACAGAAGGCGTGGCTGAAACGCGAGCTCAAGGCATCGAAAGCGGCCTTCAAGATTCTGGTCTCCGGGACCGGCTGGTCGCTCGCCGAAAAGGACGGCGACAGCTGGGCATCCTATCTTCACGAACGGAACGAGATCCTCGATTTTATCCGCGACGAGCGGATCGGCGGCTGCTTCGGCATTTCGGGCGACGTGCATCAGGGCGAGGTCAATTGCGTCCCTTGGTCCGACAAGGGCGGTTATGATTTCTACGACCTCGTGAGTTCGGGGCTGGCGCAATATCTGGCGCCGAAATTCGTCGACCAGCATCCCGAGGTACGGCTTCGCCAGCCCTTCGTGCGCAGCGCCAACTTCGGCCTGCTCGAATTCAGTTTCGATCCCGAGCCGCGCGTCGAACTCAGTGTCCGCGACGTCATCGGCGCATCGGGGTCGGGCAAGCCGGTGGCGCTGCGGGCCAGCGATCTCGTCAACGGCAAGCAGAGCTGGCGTGCGGCGATCGACCCCGACGAACTCGAGCGGCGCGAACGCGTCGAGCGCGGCGGCAGCTATTATGGAGGCGAATAG
- a CDS encoding Gfo/Idh/MocA family oxidoreductase codes for MSGAPLNIALIGSGFMGRAHALAFAAANRTFDLPRTPRVTVLADRDLPTATAAATSLGIPNASGDWRETIADASIDMVAIATPNLLHAPIAIAALEAGKAVYCEKPLATTIAESEAMVAAADATGLPTAVGFTYLYNPMIVLARELIAAGEIGEVTAFRGIHAEDFMASSDAPFNWRCEPEQAGGALADIGSHIIAMAQHLVGDIAVVSGRLHTAHPTRRDATGSERAVTVDDQMDAVVEFAGGATGTLAASWIASGRKMGLAFEISGTRGSISFTQEQFNELKLFRTGPGRTNGFTTICAGPGHGDYGAFCPASGHQIGYNDLKTIEVKAAIEAAAGLPSAAKSFADALAVERVADAIRRSHLSGAWAKP; via the coding sequence ATGAGCGGCGCCCCGCTCAATATTGCGCTGATCGGAAGCGGCTTCATGGGCCGTGCCCACGCGCTCGCTTTCGCCGCCGCCAACCGGACCTTTGACCTGCCGCGTACGCCGCGCGTCACGGTTCTCGCCGACCGCGACCTGCCGACCGCGACCGCGGCCGCGACGTCGCTCGGGATCCCCAACGCGAGCGGCGACTGGCGCGAAACGATCGCCGACGCGAGCATCGACATGGTGGCGATCGCGACCCCGAACCTGCTACACGCGCCGATCGCGATCGCCGCGCTCGAGGCGGGCAAGGCGGTTTATTGCGAAAAGCCGCTGGCGACGACGATCGCCGAGTCCGAGGCGATGGTCGCCGCCGCCGATGCCACCGGTCTGCCGACCGCCGTCGGCTTCACCTATCTCTACAATCCGATGATCGTCCTCGCGCGCGAACTGATTGCTGCTGGCGAGATCGGCGAGGTCACCGCCTTTCGGGGCATCCATGCCGAGGATTTCATGGCGTCTTCCGACGCCCCCTTCAACTGGCGCTGCGAGCCCGAGCAGGCGGGGGGCGCGCTCGCCGACATCGGCAGCCATATCATCGCCATGGCGCAGCATCTGGTGGGCGATATCGCCGTGGTTTCGGGGCGGCTCCACACCGCCCATCCGACGCGCCGCGACGCGACCGGCAGCGAGCGCGCGGTGACCGTCGACGACCAGATGGACGCGGTGGTCGAATTCGCCGGCGGTGCGACGGGAACGCTGGCGGCGAGCTGGATCGCCAGCGGGCGCAAGATGGGGCTCGCGTTCGAGATCAGCGGCACGCGCGGCTCGATCAGCTTCACGCAGGAACAGTTCAACGAGCTGAAGCTCTTCCGGACGGGGCCGGGGCGGACCAATGGCTTCACGACGATCTGCGCTGGCCCCGGGCATGGCGATTATGGTGCTTTCTGCCCCGCGTCGGGCCATCAGATCGGCTATAACGACCTCAAGACGATCGAGGTGAAGGCCGCGATCGAGGCGGCGGCAGGATTGCCGTCGGCGGCGAAGAGCTTTGCCGACGCGTTGGCGGTCGAACGGGTCGCCGACGCGATCCGCCGTTCGCACCTGAGCGGGGCCTGGGCGAAGCCTTAG